The following coding sequences are from one Penaeus monodon isolate SGIC_2016 chromosome 21, NSTDA_Pmon_1, whole genome shotgun sequence window:
- the LOC119586586 gene encoding uncharacterized protein LOC119586586 — protein sequence MRLGTLNVGAMAGRGRAVGDLMKNRKVDILRVQETGETGWSGNEAKEWDDGYKARMVREIDSEITDIEEWWNRANEIILKVGKEVLGKSSGKIWENKETWRLNEEIQQKTKRKKEAKKRWEETQLEADRIAY from the exons ATGAGGCTTGGAACACTGAACGTTGGGGCTATGGCTGGCAGAGGCCGGGCAGTAGGTGACCTcatgaaaaatagaaaagttgATATTCTGCGTGTTCAGGAGACAGGTGAGACAGGGTGGTCTGGAAATGAGGCAAAGGAATGGGATGATGGTTATAAG GCCCGGATGGTGAGAGAGATTGATTCAGAGATCACCGATATTGAGGAATGGTGGAATAGAGCAAATGAAATCATACTAAAAGTCGGAAAGGAAGTGTTAGGGAAAAGCAGTGGAAAGATCTGGGAGAACAAGGAAACGTGGAGGCTTAATGAGGAAATACAACAGAAAACGAAACgcaagaaagaagcaaagaaaaggtgGGAAGAGACGCAGTTGGAAGCAGATAGAATAGCTTATTAA